In Synechococcales cyanobacterium T60_A2020_003, one DNA window encodes the following:
- a CDS encoding IS5/IS1182 family transposase — MKPQYRIRNWSEYNAGLKARGSLTFWIEESVLGQWVVEELSGKP, encoded by the coding sequence ATGAAACCTCAATACCGCATCCGCAACTGGTCAGAGTATAACGCTGGATTGAAGGCTAGGGGAAGCCTCACCTTCTGGATCGAAGAATCTGTGCTGGGGCAGTGGGTGGTCGAGGAGTTGAGCGGCAAACC